A single genomic interval of Fibrobacter sp. UWB4 harbors:
- a CDS encoding class I SAM-dependent rRNA methyltransferase → MNYKYSDLLKSALSKRAPLFDVTDALRFVNGAADGFPGLTIDKFGDRYQMQFFGPELLTSKTEIVEALSALFNPVCVVTKERLSSSGRSLENAPMDVVVGTREDAVGTVREGNANFHVDLLDTINPGLFLDMRHVRLEVEERFREMSGASSANPETANASTANLADSVNLENPATGLRFLNLFSYTCSFSVHARLGGAAVATNADISGKILDKGRENYALNGLDSRPGEFFRGNAIEYVHWAQKKGLRFDGIVLDPPSFARFKGFNFNVREHLMPLVADCATLLNPGGFFMVSSNYSEFNLSAFARDVLAAVSSVHPNAKTSWKKSQDVDFVGSGSTKDSCLVATLVEV, encoded by the coding sequence ATGAATTATAAATACTCCGATCTTTTAAAGTCTGCATTATCCAAGCGCGCTCCGTTATTCGATGTGACGGATGCTTTGCGCTTTGTGAATGGCGCTGCCGACGGTTTTCCGGGACTCACGATTGACAAGTTCGGTGACCGTTATCAGATGCAGTTTTTTGGACCGGAGCTTTTGACGAGCAAGACTGAGATTGTCGAAGCCTTGTCGGCTCTTTTCAATCCTGTTTGCGTTGTAACAAAGGAACGTCTTTCAAGCTCTGGGCGTTCGCTTGAAAACGCTCCGATGGATGTGGTGGTTGGCACACGCGAAGATGCCGTGGGGACCGTTCGCGAGGGCAATGCCAATTTTCATGTGGACTTGCTCGATACGATCAATCCGGGGCTTTTTCTCGACATGCGTCATGTGCGCCTCGAAGTCGAAGAACGCTTCCGTGAAATGTCCGGCGCATCTTCGGCGAATCCCGAAACAGCAAACGCATCTACGGCGAATCTCGCAGACTCGGTGAATCTCGAAAATCCCGCGACCGGCCTTCGCTTCTTGAACTTGTTTAGCTATACGTGCAGTTTCTCCGTTCACGCCCGTCTAGGCGGTGCTGCGGTCGCTACAAACGCCGATATCAGCGGCAAGATTCTTGACAAGGGCCGTGAAAATTATGCCTTAAATGGCCTTGATTCGCGCCCAGGAGAGTTCTTCCGCGGTAATGCTATCGAGTATGTGCATTGGGCACAAAAGAAGGGACTCCGCTTTGACGGTATCGTGCTTGACCCGCCGAGCTTTGCGCGTTTCAAGGGCTTTAACTTTAACGTGCGTGAACACCTGATGCCGCTCGTTGCCGACTGCGCGACGCTTTTAAATCCCGGCGGATTTTTCATGGTGAGTTCCAACTACAGTGAGTTTAACTTGTCCGCTTTTGCCCGTGATGTTCTCGCGGCAGTTTCGTCCGTGCATCCAAACGCAAAAACGTCTTGGAAAAAATCCCAAGACGTAGACTTTGTCGGTAGCGGTTCTACAAAAGATTCTTGCTTAGTCGCGACTCTCGTAGAAGTGTAA